In Candidatus Mycalebacterium zealandia, one DNA window encodes the following:
- the hemG gene encoding protoporphyrinogen oxidase: MTSSKKIVVVGGGIAGLSAALEISDFGRRTAPPVEILEASDSFGGTISTVRRGDFMLERGPDSFFADGNTLEFCSKIGIAARLTGTSERGRRVFIMRGGRALALPDGFFMMAPRRIVPFLASPFFSLSCKIRTLGEFFVPVRPVSGSEESVADFIRRRFGDEIYDKAAAPLIGGIYCAEPETLSAESVLPEFVKMERESGGVLRALVRDGGDKGGGGARFGGFVAPEGGMSEMVAAALRTLPGGCARTGFRVSKLVRTPGGWEIFSSSGEKILADGVVMAAPCGGAADMLEQADSELARLLRSVSFSSCAVVNLAYENGAIASAPDGFGVLFPEADAGGVFACSFLSRKFPARAPDGFSVMRFFIEGSETCALADSDVTARARAAAEKFFSARGEPLAVTVGKYGGQMPVYRIGHRDLVSRIMSAAERVGRITFAGAAYEGVGIPRCIASGVKAGAKAVRLSAQV; the protein is encoded by the coding sequence GTGACCTCTTCAAAAAAAATTGTTGTTGTCGGTGGCGGAATAGCGGGGCTGAGTGCCGCGCTTGAGATTTCAGACTTCGGGAGGCGAACGGCGCCGCCGGTTGAAATTCTGGAAGCGTCCGACTCTTTCGGCGGAACAATCTCAACCGTCCGGCGGGGAGATTTCATGCTTGAACGCGGTCCCGATTCATTTTTTGCGGACGGGAACACGCTTGAATTCTGCTCAAAAATCGGAATTGCCGCGCGACTTACCGGAACTTCCGAGCGCGGGCGCAGGGTTTTTATTATGCGCGGCGGGCGGGCTCTTGCTTTGCCGGACGGGTTTTTTATGATGGCTCCGCGCAGAATTGTTCCTTTTTTAGCAAGTCCTTTTTTTTCGCTCTCGTGCAAAATCAGAACGCTCGGTGAATTTTTTGTTCCCGTGCGTCCGGTTTCGGGTTCAGAGGAGAGCGTCGCGGATTTTATCCGCAGACGGTTCGGCGATGAGATTTACGATAAAGCCGCCGCACCCCTTATTGGCGGAATCTATTGCGCGGAGCCGGAAACTTTGAGTGCGGAATCGGTTTTGCCCGAATTTGTCAAAATGGAAAGAGAAAGCGGTGGAGTGCTTCGCGCTCTTGTGCGAGATGGCGGAGACAAAGGCGGCGGCGGGGCGAGGTTCGGCGGTTTTGTCGCGCCTGAGGGTGGAATGTCTGAAATGGTTGCCGCCGCGCTCCGAACCCTTCCGGGCGGTTGCGCCCGCACGGGTTTCAGAGTGTCAAAACTTGTCCGGACGCCGGGCGGATGGGAGATTTTTTCAAGTTCGGGTGAAAAAATTTTAGCGGACGGGGTTGTTATGGCGGCTCCGTGCGGCGGAGCGGCGGATATGCTTGAACAGGCCGATTCCGAACTTGCGCGGCTTTTGCGTTCGGTTTCGTTTTCTTCATGCGCGGTTGTGAACCTTGCTTATGAAAACGGCGCCATTGCCTCCGCGCCGGACGGTTTTGGCGTTCTTTTCCCCGAAGCGGACGCGGGCGGGGTTTTCGCGTGCTCATTTTTGAGCCGGAAGTTTCCGGCCAGAGCGCCGGACGGTTTCAGCGTTATGCGGTTTTTTATCGAAGGAAGCGAAACCTGCGCTCTCGCAGACAGTGATGTTACGGCGCGGGCGCGCGCGGCGGCGGAGAAGTTTTTCAGCGCGCGTGGAGAGCCACTGGCCGTTACCGTGGGAAAATACGGCGGACAGATGCCCGTTTACCGCATTGGTCATCGCGATCTTGTGAGCCGGATAATGAGCGCTGCGGAAAGGGTGGGGCGGATAACGTTTGCGGGCGCGGCATACGAAGGAGTTGGAATTCCACGTTGCATAGCCAGCGGGGTGAAAGCGGGTGCGAAGGCCGTGAGATTGTCCGCGCAGGTTTGA
- a CDS encoding glucose 1-dehydrogenase: protein MKLKGKVALITGGSLGLGKATAILFAQEGATVVITGRTEKTLKETVAEAEKKGVKIEFVVSDVAKEEDCQSAVEETVKKHGAIDILFNNAGVLSAAPTHETAIEEWDRIFSINVRGLFMMSKFAVPHMLKKGGGCIVNNSSILGLKALPGIAAYTASKGAVTQFTRAMALDYADKGIKVNAICPGTIVTPMVTNMMDGMEDARAAEELFTSFHPIGRLGNSDEVARAVLFLCQDGVDFMTGTMLSVDGGWIAR, encoded by the coding sequence ATGAAACTTAAAGGTAAAGTGGCTTTAATAACGGGCGGAAGTCTCGGGCTTGGAAAGGCGACCGCGATTCTTTTCGCGCAGGAAGGCGCGACTGTTGTCATTACGGGAAGAACCGAAAAAACTCTCAAAGAGACAGTTGCGGAGGCGGAGAAAAAGGGCGTGAAAATTGAGTTTGTGGTGAGCGATGTTGCCAAGGAAGAGGATTGTCAAAGCGCGGTTGAAGAGACCGTGAAAAAGCACGGCGCGATAGATATTCTTTTTAACAACGCGGGTGTTCTTTCGGCGGCTCCAACCCATGAAACCGCAATTGAGGAATGGGACAGAATTTTCTCCATCAATGTGCGCGGGCTTTTTATGATGTCAAAATTTGCGGTTCCGCACATGTTAAAAAAAGGCGGCGGATGCATAGTAAACAACTCTTCAATTCTCGGGCTTAAAGCACTTCCCGGAATTGCCGCCTACACCGCCTCAAAGGGTGCCGTTACACAGTTTACAAGGGCAATGGCGCTTGATTATGCAGACAAGGGAATCAAGGTGAACGCCATATGTCCCGGCACCATAGTAACTCCGATGGTAACCAACATGATGGACGGCATGGAAGATGCGCGCGCGGCGGAGGAACTTTTTACTTCATTCCATCCGATAGGGCGTCTTGGCAATTCCGATGAAGTTGCAAGAGCGGTGCTTTTCCTGTGCCAAGACGGCGTTGATTTTATGACCGGCACCATGCTTTCGGTGGACGGTGGCTGGATAGCCAGATAG
- a CDS encoding NAD(P)H-binding protein encodes MTFAILGASGHTGIMATRYCLRCGHNARILVRDPNRMPALAEARNGGLEIITGDATDPRAIAELIKNSDAVISALGPSDLRTGYKVHSQAALHLSLLMPEEKISRYVAVSGASLSVPTDKFSVRGKFFSGVAHLFTKTSTHLRRLLDDKRGEYEILTRGPLDWTIVRPPWIVPGDYERDANITPFKLAGSKVRVTELAKALVDLAIDGRFKKQAVFVNSV; translated from the coding sequence ATGACTTTCGCCATTCTCGGAGCAAGCGGACACACGGGAATAATGGCTACCCGCTACTGCCTGCGTTGCGGACACAATGCCCGCATTCTTGTGAGAGACCCGAATAGAATGCCCGCGCTTGCCGAAGCGCGAAACGGCGGACTTGAAATCATAACGGGAGACGCCACCGACCCGCGTGCGATTGCGGAGTTGATAAAAAACTCAGACGCGGTCATAAGCGCTCTGGGCCCGAGCGATTTACGCACCGGATACAAAGTCCACTCGCAAGCCGCGCTTCATCTTTCCCTCTTGATGCCGGAAGAAAAAATTTCGCGCTATGTCGCGGTTTCGGGCGCGAGTTTGTCCGTGCCAACCGACAAGTTCAGCGTCAGGGGAAAATTTTTCAGCGGCGTGGCGCATCTGTTCACAAAAACAAGCACTCATCTCCGACGTCTGCTTGACGACAAGCGCGGAGAATATGAAATTCTGACGCGCGGCCCGCTTGATTGGACAATCGTGCGCCCTCCGTGGATTGTGCCCGGCGACTACGAACGCGACGCGAACATAACGCCGTTCAAACTTGCGGGAAGCAAAGTACGTGTTACCGAACTTGCCAAAGCGCTTGTTGATCTTGCAATAGACGGGAGGTTCAAAAAACAGGCGGTTTTTGTGAACAGCGTTTGA
- the obgE gene encoding GTPase ObgE, which produces MVKFIDEAKIYIQSGAGGNGCMSFRREKHVPRGGPSGGDGGDGGDVTVSASGQVSSLLDCRYQRHYRAKRGAHGEGSGKHGASGDSLVISVPVGTVVRNSETREILADLRHDGESVIAARGGRGGRGNLRFTTSTNQAPRRADDGQPGENFEIFLELKLLADVGITGFPNAGKSTLISKVSAARPKIADYPFTTLVPSLGVVRWGDHKTFTMADIPGIIEGAHKGTGLGIRFLKHVERTKILVHMIDMSPVEKREPLEDYEKINSELRLYNEELAAKPQIVALNKTDIPEACERAEQITRILAEKGIEAVTISAVTGEGTQTLVNKIGILLEEIGEGKAE; this is translated from the coding sequence ATGGTCAAGTTCATAGACGAAGCAAAAATATATATCCAGTCCGGCGCGGGCGGGAACGGGTGCATGAGTTTCCGGAGGGAAAAGCATGTGCCGAGGGGCGGTCCCAGCGGCGGAGACGGCGGAGATGGCGGAGATGTGACGGTTTCGGCAAGCGGGCAGGTTTCTTCACTGCTTGACTGCCGATACCAGCGGCACTACCGCGCGAAGCGCGGAGCTCACGGCGAGGGGTCGGGCAAACACGGCGCGAGCGGAGACAGTCTCGTCATATCCGTGCCCGTGGGAACGGTTGTCCGCAATTCGGAAACGCGGGAAATTCTCGCGGACTTGCGCCATGACGGAGAAAGCGTTATCGCCGCGCGGGGCGGCAGGGGCGGCAGAGGAAACTTAAGGTTCACTACTTCAACAAATCAGGCGCCGCGCAGAGCGGACGACGGACAACCGGGGGAAAACTTCGAGATTTTTCTTGAACTGAAACTGCTCGCCGATGTCGGAATAACGGGTTTTCCAAACGCGGGCAAATCAACCCTGATATCAAAGGTTTCCGCCGCGAGACCCAAGATAGCGGACTACCCTTTCACAACGCTTGTTCCAAGCCTGGGCGTGGTCAGATGGGGCGATCACAAAACCTTCACAATGGCGGACATCCCCGGAATTATTGAGGGCGCACACAAAGGCACGGGGCTCGGAATCCGGTTTCTCAAACACGTTGAACGGACGAAAATTCTTGTTCACATGATTGATATGTCGCCGGTGGAAAAAAGGGAACCGCTTGAAGATTATGAAAAAATCAACTCCGAACTGCGCCTTTACAATGAGGAACTCGCGGCAAAACCGCAGATAGTCGCGCTCAATAAAACAGACATTCCTGAAGCGTGCGAAAGAGCGGAGCAAATCACCAGAATTTTAGCGGAAAAAGGAATTGAAGCGGTAACAATTTCCGCCGTTACGGGTGAGGGAACCCAAACGCTTGTGAACAAAATCGGAATCCTGCTTGAAGAAATTGGCGAAGGTAAAGCCGAATGA